One segment of Neoarius graeffei isolate fNeoGra1 chromosome 20, fNeoGra1.pri, whole genome shotgun sequence DNA contains the following:
- the rcvrna gene encoding recoverin a, which translates to MGNSKSSALSKELLEDLKMNTKYSEAELSAWYTTFLKECPSGRITKEQFEGIYASFFPDADSTAYARHVFRSFDLNADGTLDFKEYIIALHLTSSGKTLHKLEWAFALYDVDGNGIISKNEVQEIVKAIFNMLPVEDQTKLPEDENTPEKRADKIWTFFQKQENDKIAEDEFIQGVMENKDILRLIQFDEPKKIQEKLKEKNL; encoded by the exons ATGGGAAACAGCAAGAGCAGTGCTTTGTCCAAGGAGCTTCTGGAGGATCTAAAAATGAACACCAAATACAGTGAGGCTGAGCTCAGCGCCTGGTACACTACCTTCTTGAAAGAGTGTCCTAGTGGGCGCATTACTAAGGAGCAGTTTGAGGGCATCTATGCCAGCTTTTTTCCTGACGCCGACTCCACCGCGTACGCACGCCACGTTTTCCGTAGCTTTGACCTCAACGCTGATGGCACGTTGGACTTTAAGGAGTACATAATTGCACTGCATTTAACATCCTCAGGCAAAACTTTGCACAAACTCGAGTGGGCTTTTGCACTTTATGACGTTGATGGCAATGGAATCATCAGTAAAAATGAAGTTCAGGAGATTGtgaag GCAATTTTCAATATGCTTCCTGTTGAGGACCAGACAAAACTTCCAGAGGATGAGAACACGCCAGAAAAGAGAGCAGACAAAATATGGACCTTTTTCCAAAAGCAAGAAAATG ATAAGATCGCAGAAGACGAGTTCATTCAAGGGGTAATGGAAAACAAAGATATTTTGAGGTTGATACAGTTTGATGAGCCAAAGAAGATACAGGAAAAACTGAAGGAGAAGAACCTATAA